CCATAAATACCACCTTATTACTTTCAAAATTTTAGCAAAATATTACTAATATTAATATTTTGAAAATTATAAAAAAGCCATATTGCTTTATAAATAAGGCAAAAATGGCATTTTGTTATTCACCTTTTTTACTTAAGCTTTCATGAAATTTTTCAACATAGTCTAAAATTGCATGTCCTAAGCCGTGCTCTTGCACATCTTTTGTGACAAAGTTTGCTCTTTTCTTAACTTCATCATTTGCATTATCCATAACATATGAATAGTTGAATTTTTTAAACATACTAAAGTCATTTTCACTGTCGCCAATTACCATAACTTCATCCTTGCTATATCCTTCTAATACATTTTCAAGCATCCAGATAATAGCATTTCCTTTAGATTCTTTTACTGGCAGTATTTCTAAATTCATATGTGTTTTGATTAGCTTACACTTAAGTTTAGATAACTCAGCCATTAGCTCATCAACTTTATCAAAATCTTCAAAGTACACTTCCATTTTTGCAATAGGTTTTATATCATCCTCGCCCTTGTACATTGTGAATTGATCAAAGCTTTCATATCTGTAATAAATTTTGTTTAAAAACTCTTTTTCATTTTCCCTAAAAGCATAAAAAATATGACTAGATCAAGCAGCTGCTGGAATGTTTTGCTCGTAAAAAAGCTTAAAAATTTTTTTAACTACATCAGCATCAATGTAGTCTTCTTTTACAAATTTTGCATTCTTATAATCATAAATTTGTGCGCCCGATGAGCCTATAATATAGTCAGCGTCGGTAAGTTTTGCTAATTTTAGCATTCTAGGGCAAATAGGATTCCCTGTTGCTATATTGAAGCTTATTTGATATGACTTAATAATATCTAAATTGAAGTTAGATACATAGTTATCACGTGAGTAAATTGTGCCATCTACATCACTAAAAACAATGCCTTTTTTAAGCATATGCCCTCCTTATCATTAATGTGAAAAATAAATATTAATAAATGTCATTAAATGATATAGAAATATGCAAAAAATGATAGAAAAATGAGCAAAATTTTCAGACACTTTTAGTGCGCTTTTGGCATCATATGTGGCCCAATTCACCCTTTGATATGTTAAAATATATATGAAGGTTTTATTATTGAAAATAAGACTTATTACAAACTCATTCTAATAAAATACAAATCGCACATATAATCAGATTTTTATTAGATTCAGAAATTTAAATTGCATTAAGGAGAAGATATGACACCACACATAAATGCGCCAAAAGGATCAATTGCTAAACTAGTTTTAATGCCTGGAGATCCATTAAGAGCTAAATATATTGCTGAAACATTTTTAGATGAAGGTTATGAATTAGTTAACACTGTTAGAAATGTTTTTATGTACACAGGTACATACAAAGGCAAAAAAGTTTCAATAGCTGCTAGTGGAATGGGTTGCCCATCGATTGGTATATATAGTTACGAATTATTTAAATTCTATGATGTAGATAAAATCATTAGAGTTGGTTCTACAGGTGCATATGTAGAAGATTTAAAATTATATGACACAGTGTTAGTTGATTCAGCATATGCTGATTCAAACGCTTTTAGAAAATTAGTTTTAAACGATCACTCATATGTTGCATATCCAAGTGCTTCATTAAATGAAGAAATCAAAAAATCTGCACAAAATTTAAACATTGAGCTAAAAACAGTTAGAACTCACTCATCTGAC
This sequence is a window from Mycoplasmopsis agalactiae PG2. Protein-coding genes within it:
- a CDS encoding Cof-type HAD-IIB family hydrolase: MLKKGIVFSDVDGTIYSRDNYVSNFNLDIIKSYQISFNIATGNPICPRMLKLAKLTDADYIIGSSGAQIYDYKNAKFVKEDYIDADVVKKIFKLFYEQNIPAAAWSSHIFYAFRENEKEFLNKIYYRYESFDQFTMYKGEDDIKPIAKMEVYFEDFDKVDELMAELSKLKCKLIKTHMNLEILPVKESKGNAIIWMLENVLEGYSKDEVMVIGDSENDFSMFKKFNYSYVMDNANDEVKKRANFVTKDVQEHGLGHAILDYVEKFHESLSKKGE
- the deoD gene encoding purine-nucleoside phosphorylase; the encoded protein is MTPHINAPKGSIAKLVLMPGDPLRAKYIAETFLDEGYELVNTVRNVFMYTGTYKGKKVSIAASGMGCPSIGIYSYELFKFYDVDKIIRVGSTGAYVEDLKLYDTVLVDSAYADSNAFRKLVLNDHSYVAYPSASLNEEIKKSAQNLNIELKTVRTHSSDVFYSSVPLSQRIAESNAACVEMESYALFTNAEKLGKQAACLLTVSDNLITHEETTPEERQTSFKNMMKIALELA